The window AATAAGTATTATTTTTTTTGTTAAATATAATTTGATGAATGCCTTGCCCAAGGCTACTGTTTTTTGGTTTGATAAAAACATGACCATAATCTGCTAACATTCGTTCTATCGTAGAAAAGGATTGAAACGAAAGGGTCTCAGGCAAATATTTGGATACAACATCATTCTGATAAAGGCGCTCGTAAATATCTAATTTGTTAAAAAAGCCAGGATTGTACCAAGGAATTAAATATTCCTCCTGTAAACGTTCTTTAATATTCTTAGGTTTAAGTAGTTTTTCACTAAGTCGGTTTGGCAATCTATCATAAATCACATTCGGAAATGGGATGTCCATTCTTTTCCAATTGTTTTGATGATAAAAGAAACCATTAATCTGTCCATTTTCCCAATCTATATGTTGTTCCCCAAAAACAAATGGTAAGGCCCCGACTGATTTCGCTGTCGACAGGAGTTTGGCGAAGATAGCGCTACGTTCACCAATTGGTCGGAAGGGATAGGGAGTAAAACCACAGGTGAAAATACCAACTAATGGACCAAGAAACAGGGTACCATTATCAACAAATACATGAAGTGGTAATTGGAAATCTGGAAAGAGAAGGGCATCTTGGACATCCTCGCTGATTACAAGTAGATCTTTCTGGTCAGGATGGGGAAGGCACTCGACTTCAATCATCTTACTACCAAAGGAAATTCTTTGAATCTGGACTTCGCTTTTAAGTCCAGAAGGATGATAAACTGTGTTACTTAAGTTTTGGTCAATGACAATTTGGTATTGTTTCCTCATCATATCGGTTCCTCTCTTTCGGTACTTTGAAATTGACATGGGCAAAAGCTGATATGGTATCCTATGAACTTAAAAAACATATTGTGCGTCACCCATAATGTTGATCCTTTCAATCATCGATAATATTTCGGGGAGTCCATTCATATAATGATAAAATTCAAGCAGTAATGAAAAGCTTGATCATATCGCAATTAGAGGCATGCTTTGGTATAGTAAAATGGATTGTTTAATAAAAGGAGAGATTGCTATGGCCGTTAATTTGTATGATGCCGCTTATGAATTAGAGAAGGCAGTTCGTCAGAGTGATGAATATGCACGATTACAAAAAATGTATCAGGATGTTTACGCTGATGAAGCAGCAAAAAAAATGTTTGAAAGTTTTCGTACAATTCAACTAAATTTACAGCAAAAACAGATGATGGGTCAGGAAATTTCTCAACAAGAAATTGAACAGGCTCAAAGAACGGTAGAATTAGTGCAACAACATCCAAAAATTGCTGGATTAATGGAAGCTGAACAGCGGATGAGTATGGTCATTGCAGACCTTAATAAAGTAATTATGAAGCCGTTGGAGGAATTGTACAGCACACATCAATAATCACTGCAAAGTTCTAATTGCTCACCCCTATTCATACATCTTTATAAGACACTTACATCTTAGAATAGGGGGCCAATCAATGATTTACCGATTGCTTGCTTTAAATATTGATGGGACACTTCTGCAGTCAAATGGAAAACTTCACCGCTCTTCTAAAGAGGCAATAGCGTATGTCATGCAAAAAGGTATATATGTTACCCTCGTGACATCACGGAGTTTCCCATCAGCTAGTAGGGTAGCTAAAACATTAAAAATTCCGTCAATGCTAGTCACACATCGAGGTGGCTATATTGCTAATGCAGTAGAAAAACAGATTCTCGCTAAAAGGATTCCTGAAGAAGTAACCTATGAGATAGTCCGGTTTCTTGAAGGACTCTCATGTCAAATTAGGATTCTTCATGAACGTTTCTCGTTAATTAATAAATCAAAAACAAATCATAATTTATTAGCTAAAACAGTGTTTAGTAGTTCTGGAGAACCTGCACTATATGCTCACCAATTTGTCGACAGTATTAGTGAAAGCATTGTCGAACAACATATTGCTCCTCCGAAAATAGAGGTATTTTTCGAAAACAAAGAAGAACTTGAAGATGGGAAAAAAGCTATATCGCAAATGTTTACTGAGGTAGATATGACCGAGTTAGACCCATTACGGTTGGATATTGTACCGTCTGGAGTTTCAAAGCTGAATGGTCTCATTTATTTAGGAGAACAGCTCGGAATCTCGAGGAAAGAGATGGTGACAATTGGAGCTGACTTGGATGATATTCCAATGATCGAGGCTGCTGGACTAGGAGTGGCGATGGGGAATGCGCCTGGAGCCGTTAAACAAGCAGCAGACTGGATTACCAGGTCCCAAAATGAACAAGGGATTTCGTACATGGTAAAAGAACATTTTCGAAAACAGCAGCCAATTGAGTTTCTCAAAAAAATGAATATTATTAAATAGTGAACGGGGCTCTTCCATAACCTGGTAAACAGGATTTGGGGAGCCCTATTGTTGTGGGGTACCTTTCGAAGCTAAAATTCTATCAAGTAAAATAATTGTATAAAATTTTTAGAAAAGTCTTACCATCTCGTACAACTTCCATTTATAATGATAGTTGAAGATAAAGGGGGGGATTTTCAGTGACGGGAAGGATTATTATTGAGCCGGTTAATGTTACTGTAAATGGCCGAGTTGCGACAGTAGAATTGAATAGGCCAGAAGCTTTAAATGCGTTAAATAAAGATCTTATTAAGTGTCTTGCTATTAAATTGAAGGAAATAAGCATATCGGATGATCTTGATATCGTGGTGTTAACCGGAGCAGGGCCGGTATTCTCTGCTGGTGGGGATATTAAAACAATGCTTATGGATATTGATGAAAGCGATTTCCTTTCGGTGATGGAAACCATTAGTGAATTAGTAATCACTCTTTATTGTTTACCAAAGCTTACTATCAGTGCCATTACGGGTGCAGCAGCTGGTCTGGGTTTGAGTCTTGCACTAGCAACGGATTATATTTTGGCAGATAGCTCATGTAAAATCGCCATGAATTTTATCAAAATTGGACTTATACCTGATGGGGGAGCTCATTTTTTCCTTGAGAAGCTTGTGGGAGAATCAAAAGCAAAGCAGATCATTTGGAAAGGGGAAAAAATGTCTGCTAATGAAGCTCAAAGGTTTGGAATCATTAATGAAGTGGTTGAAAATAATATACATATTGCTTTAGAGGCAAAAGTTGAGGAATGGTTAAACGAGCCGATTCAAGCAATGATTAAGACCAAGAAAATATTTGCTGAAAATAATCGACCTGAGTTGTTGAAGGTACTGGAATTAGAAAAGAATGCTCAGATAAAAATGCGTGAAACCATCGATCATAAGGAAGGAATTTCTGCGTTCGTTGAAAAACGTCAGCCAAAGTTTATTGGCCGATAACTCCACATATATAGTTCCTAACTACAAAAAAAGCAAAGAGCGCTTGGGCTCTTTGCTTTTTTACGGATGAAACAGGATTAGCTTTCCAGCTGAAGAGGTGCAGCGGTGAGTTTTATCAATAAGGTCCTTTTCTTTAAGAAGTTGTTCACCCTGTCGTTTCGCCTCCTCCTCATTGTTTGCATTAAATGATTCATCTATCAGTTTATGACCATTTGGATCAAAAGCGGTGAGTTTGTAAGCTACCATTATTAGCGCCCCTTATTAGAATATTCTGATGATTATATTTTATTTTTACATATTTTTAAATTTTTGGCAAAGATTTTAATGAAATGAATCTTTTCTATAAATAGTTTCGTATAATTGAGATGAATGGAAGGAGGTAATTAAATGGATTTACATATTAATCATGTAACCAAACGCTTTGGCGATTTTTCAGCAGTAGACAACCTGTCGTTAACCATTCCGGAGAAAGAAATGTTCGGATTTCTTGGAGCAAATGGGGCTGGGAAAACCACTACATTCAGAATGATTTTAGGTTTGCTAGTGCCTAATGAAGGTAATATTCTTTGGGGTGGTAAACCAATCGACTATTCGGTCAGCAGTCTGATTGGGTATTTACCTGAAGAAAGGGGATTGTATCCTAAGCTAAAAGTTCGTGAGCAACTTATTTATTTGGCGAGACTGAAGGGAATGTCAAAGGCTGACGCAAATAAAGAGCTAACCTATTGGCTAGAACGATTTAAAATTCCTGAATATGCTGATAAGAAAGTGGAAGAGCTATCGAAAGGAAATCAACAAAAAATCCAATTCATTGCTGCTGTTATACATAAACCTAAATTATTAATTTTTGATGAGCCATTTAGCGGGTTGGACCCGGTCAATGTTGAACTACTGAAAAATTCAGTACTGGGGTTGAAGGAAGCTGGTGCCACGATTGTCTTCTCCAGTCACCGAATGGAGCATGTAGAGGAAATGTGCGAACATCTATGTATTCTCCAGAAGGGGAGTCCCGTTGTTCAAGGGAATTTAAAAGAAATAAAGCGTGCTTTTGGAAAAAAAAATATCATCATACATGCTGATTTTCCCATGGACTTTTTGTCCTCATCTTTAGGTGTGTTGAAATACAAACAAACGGCTGAAGGTGTTCGGTTGCAAGTGGAAGGGGAAGAGGTCGCAGATCGGATTCTAAAGGAGATTGTTGGAAAAGGATTCATTCGCAAGTTTGAGTTAGAAGAGCCTTCTTTGAATGATATCTTTATTGAGAAAGTGGGTGCTTCTTATGAATAGTTTCTTTATTATTTTAGTGCACACTTTTTTATCAAAGCTTAAAACGAAGTCGTTTTTGGTAACTTCTGCTTTTACCATTGTCATTATCATTGCCTTAACAAATATGCCAAAAGTCATCGATTTTTTTAACAAAAATGATCAAAATAAAATTGCTGTCATTGATGAAACAGGTCAACTGTTTGTACCACTTAAACAACATTTGAAAGAAGTAAATAAAGACTTAAAGCTAAGTGAGTTTTCAGGATCGTTAACAGAAGCTGAAAAGGCGGTTAAAAAGGGGACGTACAAGGGAGTATTACGACTCAGTTTTAATGAGGATAAGCTTCCAAAAGCAACCTATGAAGCAATGAGTATTACCGATTCTTCTACAGCCACCGAGCTGAAAAGTTATTTACAACAAATCAAAGTTACAGTTGCAGCATCACAGATTAATTTAACTCCACAGCAACTTGTAAAGCTGTATGACCCAGTATCCTTCAATCAGGTTGCCTTAGAAAAGAACGCAAAGACAGAACAGGAATTAAACCAAGCTAGAGGACTAGTCTACTTTTTACTGTTTATTATTTATTTTTCCGTTATTATGTATGCAAATATGATTGCGACCGAGGTTGCAACGGAAAAATCATCGCGTGTAATGGAGATATTAATTTCTAGTGTTTCTCCTATAACACAGATGTTTGCCAAAATATTGGGTATTGGTTTACTAAGCCTGACCCAACTCCTTTTATCACTAGCAGTAGGATATTTTTCAGTGAAGCAAAACCTAGATGAATTACAAGGTGGGTTCTTTGACTTTTTTGGTTTTGGGGAGATTCCGGTCGCAACTATTATTTATGCCGTAATTTTTTTCATCCTTGGCTATTTCCTATATGCTACTTTGGCAGCATTTTTGGGATCGCTTGTCAGCAGAATTGAGGATGTCCAACAAGTTATTACACCAATGACGTTATTGGTGGTTGCTGGGTTTATGATGGCCATGTTTGGCCTGGGGCAACCAGAGGCAACATTTGTTAAGGTTACCTCGTTTATTCCTTTCTTTACCCCAATGCTGATGTTCCTTCGAGTCGGAATGTTAAATATTCCGATTTGGGAAGCAATGCTGGGGATTGGAATCTTGATTCTCACTATTATCGTGTTAGCGATCTTTGGTGCACGGGTATATAAGGGTGGAGTATTAATGTATGGGAAATCTACCTCTTTTAAAGATATAAAAAAGGCTTTGCAGTTATCGAAAAACAAATAAACTTCGGATTTTTTTTATTAGATTGTATAAGGACTTAAAGAAAAGGCTGTCGAATTAGTTCGACAGCCTTAGATTGTCGAAAGTGTTATTTTCTCAGTGATTTTTCATTTTGTCAGAACATTAAATGCCGTTTTAATATGAGATTGTCTATGCTAAGGGACCTGTTGATCTCCGCTCCAGGTGCTTCGCTTTCCGCGGGGCGGGCGCTGAGCCTCCTCGTCGCTAAAGCTCCTGCGGGGTCTCACCTGTCCCGCTGCTCCCGCAGGAGTCTTCGCACCTTCCGCTCCAATCAACAAGGAGCAAATCAACCTAAAGAATTGCAACACACCTTATCCAACCTGGCTAAATGTGTTGCAATTTTTTTTATGTTTTGGCAGACTGCAGTAGGAGAGCCTGTTCACTTACATTCTTCAATCCCCGTAACCGGCAGTAGCGAAGCCCATGTAGCTCTTTTGAGTCTGCGAAGCTTCGCTCAATTTTTTCTTTTCTAAATTTATAAAGCATTTTTCCAGATTTAGATAAGCGATTCTCCTTTTCTTTTAATGGCTTTTTCCGTGTTTGATTCTATCCTCTTCTATTGCCTGTTTAGGTCATCAAAATATTCCCGAGTCCTTGAATTTCAAACCTAAAAACCAGCGGTAGGCGACAATTGTTCTTATTTCCCTTTCTAATTGACGTTCAGAACGAATGCCATAAAGATAACCAATATACATTATGTAAAAAGAATAAGGGGATCAGTAGGGCTTCCGTTATCATCGCTATAATAAAGACGGATTTTTTCAAGAAGAAACGAAAAATCGATTATTTTTCAATCAAGCCAAGAAGGTGATCGTCTGAAACTAATTTATCAATAGACACAAATTCATATTCACTTTGGTTAGACGCTTTTGGCTTAAACATTGATTTTACCACTTATTTTTATTATTTATTGGTTGAGTGGAAGATCTGTATTGGATCAACTTTGTTGATTGGAGTGGAGGACGCGAAGACTCCTGCGGGAGCAGCGGGACAGGTGAGACCCCGCAGGCGCTTTAGCGCCGAGGAGGCTCACCGCCCGCCCCGCGGAAAGCGAAGCGTCTGGAACGGAAATCAACAGACCTGTTGAAAAGCCTATATATTAATAACGTTATAACAAATTAACGCGAGATACGCTAAGTTTTTATTTGGTGTTCAATTGATAAATAGTTTTCGGTAGAACGTGCATTCGCTTTTACCAGATGCTAAAATGGAGAAAAGTAAAAAATACTGATACATAAAAATAGGTGACTACACTATAACACCAAAAATCGGAGGGGAAAATGAAAAAAGTAACTTTTATTCACGCAGCCGACCTTCATTTGGATAGCCCAATGGTGGGATTAAAACATTTACCCCAATCAATCTTTACTCGGCTTCAGGAAAGCACATTTACCGCATTTTCAAAAATTATCGATGCAGCGATTTTGCACCAAGTTGACTTTGTTATTTTAGGAGGGGATCTATTTGATGGGGAGGATCGCAGTATTCGAGCCCAAACCCGCTTTCGTAAGCAAATTGAAAGACTTTACGCTCAGCAAATTCCTGTTTTCATTGTACATGGGAATCATGATCATCTTGAAGGGAAATGGGCAAACATCCAAATGCCGCAAAACGCTTATATTTTCCCGGCTGATGTAGCAATAAAAACATTCATGACAAAAGACAAGACTACAGTATCCTTATATGGATTCAGTTATCCGCGCCGTCATGTTCTAGAAAGAAGAATTGACGATTACATAAAGGAAGAAGGCGCGGATTTTCATATTGGCATTTTACATGGGCATTTTGAAGGAAATAGTGATCATGGTCGATATGCCCCGTTTACTCTATCAGATTTGCTTGAAAAGCAATTTGATTATTGGGCGTTGGGACATATTCATAAGCGTACCCATTTATCCGAAGACCCCCCGGTTATTTACCCAGGAAATATTCAAGGAAGACATAGTAAGGAGACTGGGGAAAAAGGCTGTTATCTTGTCACCTTAACAGAAGCAAATACAAGCCTCGAGTTTATCTCCTCATCTGATGTCCTATGGGAAGATATTGAAGGTGATGCTACATCTGCAAATAGTGTAGACGATCTTTATCGGTTATCAAGAAATATTATCTCAGAGATGCGAAAAGAAGGACAAGGAATCCTAGTAACGATTAGGCTGAAAAATGTTTCCTTGATGGAAACTCAACAAGAACTTTTGTCCAGTGAAGAGTTATTAGAAACTCTACAGGATGATGAAAAAGACGAAGAGTCTATGTTTGTATGGCCAGTTGATTTATTCATAGAAGAGGCAAATCAATGGAATCGGGAACAAATGATTGGAGAAGCAGATTTTTATTCTGAACTATTTCAGTCAACGGATCATTATGAAAATAGTAAGAATTGCTTGTCACCATTATATCAACATTCCTCAGCACGAAA of the Bacillus sp. 1NLA3E genome contains:
- a CDS encoding YheC/YheD family protein gives rise to the protein MRKQYQIVIDQNLSNTVYHPSGLKSEVQIQRISFGSKMIEVECLPHPDQKDLLVISEDVQDALLFPDFQLPLHVFVDNGTLFLGPLVGIFTCGFTPYPFRPIGERSAIFAKLLSTAKSVGALPFVFGEQHIDWENGQINGFFYHQNNWKRMDIPFPNVIYDRLPNRLSEKLLKPKNIKERLQEEYLIPWYNPGFFNKLDIYERLYQNDVVSKYLPETLSFQSFSTIERMLADYGHVFIKPKNSSLGQGIHQIIFNKKNNTYFCRYQDDQGVNKLTKFKSLESLVKNIFPKKNLATMLVQQGIHLMRMDQRPIDYRIHTNKDELGKWQVTAIAAKVAGHGSVTTHLQSGGEIKTIEDIFPDQIERQKYLNKLNEVVIDMSIALEQQVQGIIGEVGFDVGIDRNGDVWVFEANSKPGRSIFNHPHLRKFEVLSRKLSLAFAVFLSEQAIKNPEEIFK
- a CDS encoding YlbF family regulator; its protein translation is MAVNLYDAAYELEKAVRQSDEYARLQKMYQDVYADEAAKKMFESFRTIQLNLQQKQMMGQEISQQEIEQAQRTVELVQQHPKIAGLMEAEQRMSMVIADLNKVIMKPLEELYSTHQ
- a CDS encoding ABC transporter permease — its product is MNSFFIILVHTFLSKLKTKSFLVTSAFTIVIIIALTNMPKVIDFFNKNDQNKIAVIDETGQLFVPLKQHLKEVNKDLKLSEFSGSLTEAEKAVKKGTYKGVLRLSFNEDKLPKATYEAMSITDSSTATELKSYLQQIKVTVAASQINLTPQQLVKLYDPVSFNQVALEKNAKTEQELNQARGLVYFLLFIIYFSVIMYANMIATEVATEKSSRVMEILISSVSPITQMFAKILGIGLLSLTQLLLSLAVGYFSVKQNLDELQGGFFDFFGFGEIPVATIIYAVIFFILGYFLYATLAAFLGSLVSRIEDVQQVITPMTLLVVAGFMMAMFGLGQPEATFVKVTSFIPFFTPMLMFLRVGMLNIPIWEAMLGIGILILTIIVLAIFGARVYKGGVLMYGKSTSFKDIKKALQLSKNK
- a CDS encoding ABC transporter ATP-binding protein, with the protein product MDLHINHVTKRFGDFSAVDNLSLTIPEKEMFGFLGANGAGKTTTFRMILGLLVPNEGNILWGGKPIDYSVSSLIGYLPEERGLYPKLKVREQLIYLARLKGMSKADANKELTYWLERFKIPEYADKKVEELSKGNQQKIQFIAAVIHKPKLLIFDEPFSGLDPVNVELLKNSVLGLKEAGATIVFSSHRMEHVEEMCEHLCILQKGSPVVQGNLKEIKRAFGKKNIIIHADFPMDFLSSSLGVLKYKQTAEGVRLQVEGEEVADRILKEIVGKGFIRKFELEEPSLNDIFIEKVGASYE
- a CDS encoding Cof-type HAD-IIB family hydrolase, translating into MIYRLLALNIDGTLLQSNGKLHRSSKEAIAYVMQKGIYVTLVTSRSFPSASRVAKTLKIPSMLVTHRGGYIANAVEKQILAKRIPEEVTYEIVRFLEGLSCQIRILHERFSLINKSKTNHNLLAKTVFSSSGEPALYAHQFVDSISESIVEQHIAPPKIEVFFENKEELEDGKKAISQMFTEVDMTELDPLRLDIVPSGVSKLNGLIYLGEQLGISRKEMVTIGADLDDIPMIEAAGLGVAMGNAPGAVKQAADWITRSQNEQGISYMVKEHFRKQQPIEFLKKMNIIK
- a CDS encoding enoyl-CoA hydratase, which codes for MTGRIIIEPVNVTVNGRVATVELNRPEALNALNKDLIKCLAIKLKEISISDDLDIVVLTGAGPVFSAGGDIKTMLMDIDESDFLSVMETISELVITLYCLPKLTISAITGAAAGLGLSLALATDYILADSSCKIAMNFIKIGLIPDGGAHFFLEKLVGESKAKQIIWKGEKMSANEAQRFGIINEVVENNIHIALEAKVEEWLNEPIQAMIKTKKIFAENNRPELLKVLELEKNAQIKMRETIDHKEGISAFVEKRQPKFIGR
- a CDS encoding metallophosphoesterase family protein; this translates as MKKVTFIHAADLHLDSPMVGLKHLPQSIFTRLQESTFTAFSKIIDAAILHQVDFVILGGDLFDGEDRSIRAQTRFRKQIERLYAQQIPVFIVHGNHDHLEGKWANIQMPQNAYIFPADVAIKTFMTKDKTTVSLYGFSYPRRHVLERRIDDYIKEEGADFHIGILHGHFEGNSDHGRYAPFTLSDLLEKQFDYWALGHIHKRTHLSEDPPVIYPGNIQGRHSKETGEKGCYLVTLTEANTSLEFISSSDVLWEDIEGDATSANSVDDLYRLSRNIISEMRKEGQGILVTIRLKNVSLMETQQELLSSEELLETLQDDEKDEESMFVWPVDLFIEEANQWNREQMIGEADFYSELFQSTDHYENSKNCLSPLYQHSSARKYVTLLSDHEQEQLIKDAESILVQLLKKG
- a CDS encoding transposase, giving the protein MYIGYLYGIRSERQLEREIRTIVAYRWFLGLKFKDSGIF
- a CDS encoding YhzD family protein; the protein is MVAYKLTAFDPNGHKLIDESFNANNEEEAKRQGEQLLKEKDLIDKTHRCTSSAGKLILFHP